One window of the Babesia bovis T2Bo chromosome 2, whole genome shotgun sequence genome contains the following:
- a CDS encoding putative integral membrane protein, whose product MLPLSSVYICTLLVYSTYAKELYQSQKATLCPRVDAIRTKSYDKPSSAKTAKVQIANDGSINRINTRRPLNPINGTYTSHENGDGLTLDNTDVSLSRNVTVPSEDIVQQRLDSYRKAPSIFPRVLPKDGSSAVKSSSIVDAGLGVITPYALYPHYGPMTKSLHPMMRSLPYCSIVPQPNMFRVLSNILASFRLLLLDHGVGAQESPIVLFLMATLSSIPWFVLRFASTPSIMSMLRKRWAFQGECGSFTVEDMLRIALSVLTAESVMKLGLRAWFYGRNVNWVSMIPNGVYSVGGSISQKFAFLPRALNALGTGVFGGYWSGESLSGLIHFIVHSAVIARLAFITAIQHALFRENFHTASFILSPLASKLASVVTGIVCAIATAGNLGTMFIFKNFANAVDVEHLLDQSSFRATESQAAATGYVRNAIHNIPKLLKSANLDIVVQLTYYHDYLVRLVPRGIEWPILLFHLSLALYANSAAGLYLALVNAVYSVINQRLSSYERSIVTRDIDEIVQESG is encoded by the exons ATGTTGCCTTTGTCATCTGTATACATTTGTACCTTGTTGGTATACTCTACTTATGCAAAGGAGTTATACCAATCACAGAAG GCAACATTATGTCCACGTGTAGACGCTATAAGAACCAAGTCATATGACAAACCGTCTTCAGCGAAGACAGCGAAGGTTCAGATCGCAAATGACGGCAGCATCAATCGGATTAACACAAGGCGACCATTGAATCCTATCAATGGCACATACACTAGCCATGAGAATGGCGACGGTTTGACATTGGACAATACCGACGTTTCATTAAGCCGAAATGTCACAGTGCCATCAGAGGACATTGTACAACAAAGACTGGATTCATATCGTAAAGCACCATCCATATTCCCTCGCGTATTACCAAAAGATGGATCAAGTGCTGTTAAGTCCAGCTCTATAGTGGATGCTGGTTTGGGCGTTATCACCCCTTATGCTTTATATCCACATTATGGACCTATGACGAAGTCTCTGCATCCAATGATGCGGTCGTTGCCATACTGTTCTATCGTTCCCCAACCTAACATGTTTAGGGTTCTGAGTAACATTCTTGCTTCATTTAGGTTGCTGTTATTAGACCATGGTGTTGGTGCTCAAGAGAGTCCCATTGTGCTATTTTTAATGGCAACATTATCTTCCATTCCATGGTTTGTTTTACGCTTCGCTTCAACTCCATCTATTATGTCGATGTTACGTAAGCGTTGGGCATTTCAGGGTGAGTGCGGGAGCTTTACCGTCGAGGATATGTTGCGTATCGCATTAAGCGTGTTAACTGCTGAATCTGTGATGAAGTTAGGTTTACGCGCCTGGTTTTACGGTCGTAACGTTAACTGGGTATCGATGATACCCAATGGTGTCTACAGTGTTGGCGGCagtatatcgcaaaagtTTGCCTTTTTGCCACGCGCCCTGAACGCTTTGGGTACTGGTGTTTTTGGCGGCTATTGGAGTGGTGAATCATTAAGTGGTTTGATTCACTTCATTGTACACTCTGCCGTTATTGCCAGATTGGCATTTATTACTGCTATTCAGCATGCTTTATTTAGGGAGAATTTCCATACTGCATCATTCATTCTGAGTCCTTTGGCATCGAAGTTGGCTTCCGTGGTCACTGGTATTGTCTGTGCTATTGCGACTGCTGGTAACCTTGGTAccatgtttatattcaagAATTTCGCAAATGCAGTGGACGTTGAGCATTTGTTGGATCAATCTAGTTTCCGTGCAACTGAAAGTCAGGCTGCTGCCACGGGTTACGTCCGGAACGCCATTCACAACATTCCGAAGTTGTTGAAATCTGCCAACTTGGATATTGTTGTTCAGCTGACTTATTATCATGATTACTTGGTTCGATTGGTACCTCGTGGTATTGAGTGGCCCATTTTGCTATTCCACTTATCACTTGCATTGTATGCCAACTCTGCTGCAGGATTGTACCTTGCATTGGTCAATGCCGTTTATTCCGTGATAAACCAACGTTTGAGCAGCTACGAACGTTCTATTGTAACCCGTGATATCGATGAAATAGTTCAAGAATCGGGCTAA
- a CDS encoding Mitochondrial pyruvate carrier 1 family protein: protein MATSSGRYFLSTHFWGPVANWGFVVAGLSEIRKDPERISGRMTGVLCFYSILFMRFAIAVQPRNMLLFACHFCNSSVQAAQLYRLYNYRKNQPPAANVLDAK, encoded by the coding sequence ATGGCAACATCGTCTGGGAGATATTTCTTATCTACTCATTTTTGGGGACCAGTTGCAAATTGGGGATTTGTTGTGGCTGGACTCAGTGAGATTCGCAAAGACCCTGAACGTATTTCTGGTCGTATGACTGGTGTATTATGTTTTTACAGCATCTTGTTTATGCGCTTTGCTATCGCCGTTCAACCTCGTAACATGCTGTTGTTCGCATGCCACTTTTGCAACTCGAGCGTTCAAGCAGCTCAGCTATATAGGCTTTACAACTATCGGAAAAACCAACCCCCTGCAGCAAATGTGTTAGATGCTAAGTGA
- a CDS encoding tRNA synthetases class I family protein, producing MLLRLQAIACLALVIPLAVLSFRRRDNGSQLHRGFHPFYTLCLKDNINRYNNGSHLYSVSIDQEYVKNNDEIKKTLNLPQNIWPKRSNFFKANIERQIRIQSFWKHYDVYRLLLERRLAYFGNKEFNDSRVTQKTCIILDGPPYANGNAHYGHFLNKTIKDVLLRASLLDGKLALLLPGWDCHGIPIESKVLQNTGYHPGQSRTDITETGLPLAVDIRQKCSQVATKSIEAQKKVFESAGVWALWKDFYATYHFYYEQQVMEAFEKLLQSNLIYRARCPQHYSTQSQSVLSYAELQTKQLDTLTALVGFELVDNTDVLRALDFHRPLAEVRLVCWTTTPWTLPANRGVLINAITDYNLYYRDGILYVMNNNENFGIFSEKHYVGTLSGSIFVGKEIINPVTGAIYKVHDHCGVIEDKGTGIVHAAPAHGMVDFKILSNYPGFTIHDGYVNDPNAITNVIDENERYYPGVHPLLDNKLIKEVDTECLRKVLGTSLLHTEVQNLPVDVDNRFGNRTHVRLTKQWFLSLLQRKACIPKLDEMKIYPEGAKNYLKKIIANRAQDWCISRQRIWGIPIPIAFVDVDALDDPELAKLYNIDYHVPGTAQGEYCLKVNVDSLPHYELGDRVFRKLNYKADSLDIWFESALANRVTINRLREILLTMAKNVAPQQNYEFRELIPEYAIEGQDQFRGWYQSSILVNYLLQNDTKCLLAKGIITHGFVNDDSGNKLSKRNQPSETQDTVNLDNMKHTTTDNIDQDGTDAPLTGPSNKKLTHKQQIDIPNVAKAGLDKMLGMEYYEDTELIELDEPQSLGADVLRLWACSNDFKRKDIQLNNSNISEAVDLAKKIANFFKYAIGVTHDCKIKSDTCRLRLDYFNALDIYMLKLSYDLVYTARKYFKEGCLHKVVRELEIFLTRFSNIYVSYCKDRLYCDVKHGWSRTCAQIIIKKIMRNVLDVVAPIMPHMAEDVYQTIHNVTMPQKRKDMANIKSVFGKRWMKMPNYLSKVDVNTAIGTLLDLRNLVNKLRPQRDDKELIILCDSDATISQMLNVETTAKVDLRLLLGVANVRILPKSRDYVPPETSIKGNGYEIWLVETDYSKCQRCWLYRQEVTQGFCERCASICTSPPDYDMPMDSTDTSDQETVEEEVDCAMLDDNDGTIEDEEYFDE from the coding sequence ATGTTGCTACGGCTACAGGCCATAGCATGCTTGGCACTGGTCATACCGCTCGCGGTATTATCTTTCAGACGTCGTGATAATGGGTCACAACTACACCGTGGATTCCACCCATTCTACACTTTGTGTCTTAAAGATAACATAAATCGTTATAATAATGGATCACATCTATATTCAGTGTCTATTGACCAAGAGTATGTGAAGAATAATGATGAAATCAAAAAGACATTGAATCTCCCGCAAAATATATGGCCTAAGCGAAGTAATTTCTTCAAGGCTAACATTGAACGGCAAATACGCATACAGTCATTTTGGAAACACTATGATGTATACCGGCTACTGTTGGAAAGGCGGTTGGCATATTTTGGTAATAAAGAATTCAACGACTCCAGAGTAACGCAAAAAACGTGTATTATTCTCGATGGACCACCTTACGCCAATGGTAATGCGCATTATGGCCATTTTCTTAACAAAACGATAAAGGATGTGCTTTTAAGGGCATCACTGCTTGATGGTAAGCTTGCACTGCTCCTACCAGGGTGGGATTGCCATGGTATTCCCATAGAATCCAAGGTATTACAAAACACTGGGTACCATCCAGGGCAGTCACGAACTGATATCACAGAAACGGGATTGCCACTAGCAGTTGATATAAGGCAAAAATGCAGTCAAGTAGCAACGAAATCTATCGAGGCCCAAAAGAAGGTTTTCGAATCCGCTGGAGTATGGGCACTTTGGAAAGATTTTTATGCTACGTATCACTTCTACTATGAGCAGCAGGTGATGGAGGCCTTCGAAAAGCTTCTGCAATCTAATCTTATATACCGTGCGAGATGTCCACAACACTATAGCACGCAGTCACAGTCAGTGCTATCGTACGCCGAACTGCAGACTAAGCAATTAGATACATTAACTGCTTTGGTCGGTTTTGAACTTGTTGATAACACCGATGTTCTGCGTGCACTGGATTTCCATCGTCCTCTAGCTGAAGTACGCCTGGTATGTTGGACCACTACACCGTGGACATTACCAGCGAATCGCGGTGTCTTAATAAACGCAATCACTGATTACAACCTTTACTACAGGGATGGCATTTTATACGTCATGAACAACAATGAGAACTTCGGTATTTTCTCGGAGAAGCACTACGTGGGAACGCTGAGCGGCTCAATATTCGTTGGAAAGGAAATTATTAATCCCGTTACAggtgctatatataaggTCCACGACCACTGCGGTGTTATTGAAGATAAAGGCACGGGTATTGTCCATGCAGCACCGGCACATGGCATGGTTGATTTTAAGATACTCTCGAATTACCCAGGATTCACGATACATGATGGATATGTAAATGATCCCAATGCTATAACGAATGTTATAGACGAAAACGAACGCTACTACCCTGGAGTACACCCGCTGCTGGATAATAAACTTATTAAAGAGGTCGACACCGAATGTCTACGAAAAGTGTTGGGAACTTCACTACTCCACACTGAGGTACAGAACCTACCCGTTGATGTTGACAATAGATTTGGTAATCGGACACACGTAAGGTTGACTAAACAGTGGTTCCTGTCACTATTACAGCGGAAGGCGTGCATACCTAAATTGGATGAAATGAAGATATACCCAGAAGGGGCTAAAAACTACCTGAAGAAAATCATAGCCAATCGTGCACAAGATTGGTGTATAAGTAGACAAAGAATTTGGGGTATACCAATACCCATTGCGTTCGTAGATGTGGACGCCCTGGATGACCCGGAACTGGCAAAGCTATACAACATAGATTACCACGTACCAGGGACTGCACAGGGAGAATACTGTCTAAAAGTTAATGTAGACTCTTTGCCACACTATGAATTAGGCGATCGCGTCTTCAGGAAGTTGAACTACAAAGCTGATTCACTGGATATATGGTTCGAATCAGCATTAGCAAACCGAGTAACCATTAACAGACTTCGAGAAATACTGTTGACAATGGCCAAAAATGTAGCTCCACAGCAAAACTATGAATTTAGGGAACTGATACCCGAATATGCAATAGAGGGACAGGACCAATTTAGGGGCTGGTACCAATCGTCGATATTGGTTAACTACCTGTTGCAAAACGATACCAAATGCCTACTCGCCAAAGGGATCATTACACATGGATTCGTGAACGACGATAGTGGTAACAAGCTATCTAAGCGTAATCAACCTAGTGAAACACAGGATACAGTGAATCTTGATAATATGAAGCATACCACTACAGATAACATCGATCAGGATGGTACTGACGCTCCATTAACGGGGCCGTCCAATAAGAAATTGACCCATAAGCAACAAATCGATATACCCAATGTGGCCAAAGCTGGATTGGACAAAATGCTAGGTATGGAATACTACGAAGATACAGAACTGATAGAGCTCGACGAACCGCAGAGCCTTGGTGCAGACGTCTTGAGACTCTGGGCCTGCAGCAACGATTTCAAACGCAAGGATATACAGCTGAATAATTCCAACATATCAGAAGCTGTTGATCTTGCAAAGAAGATTGCTAACTTCTTCAAATATGCCATAGGGGTTACGCACGACTGTAAGATTAAGAGTGATACGTGCCGTTTACGGCTGGATTACTTTAATGccctggatatatacatgcttAAACTGTCATACGATCTTGTATACACCGCTAGAAAATACTTCAAAGAAGGTTGTCTGCACAAAGTTGTTCGAGAATTGGAAATATTCCTAACACGCTTctcaaatatatatgtctCATACTGCAAGGATAGGCTTTACTGCGATGTAAAGCACGGATGGTCACGTACATGCGCACAAATCATAATTAAAAAGATAATGCGTAACGTGCTAGACGTCGTGGCCCCGATAATGCCGCATATGGCAGAGGATGTCTACCAGACGATCCATAACGTCACAATGCCACAGAAAAGAAAGGATATGGCTAACATCAAGTCAGTATTTGGGAAGAGATGGATGAAGATGCCAAACTACCTTTCAAAAGTAGATGTCAATACCGCGATAGGCACCTTGCTGGATTTGAGGAATTTGGTTAACAAATTGAGACCGCAAAGAGATGACAAGGAGCTTATCATTCTATGTGACAGTGATGCcacaatatcgcaaatgcTAAATGTAGAAACCACTGCTAAGGTAGACCTCAGGTTACTCCTAGGGGTGGCCAACGTAAGAATTCTACCCAAGTCAAGGGATTATGTACCTCCAGAAACGTCGATAAAAGGAAACGGTTATGAAATTTGGCTTGTGGAAACAGACTACAGCAAATGTCAAAGATGTTGGCTATATAGACAGGAGGTTACACAAGGGTTCTGCGAAAGATGTGCGTCCATATGTACCAGCCCACCGGATTATGATATGCCAATGGATTCTACAGATACATCTGATCAGGAGACCGTTGAAGAAGAGGTCGATTGCGCAATGCTGGATGACAACGATGGCACcatagaagatgaagaatATTTTGACGAATAA